One segment of Kogia breviceps isolate mKogBre1 chromosome 14, mKogBre1 haplotype 1, whole genome shotgun sequence DNA contains the following:
- the LAT2 gene encoding linker for activation of T-cells family member 2 isoform X1 — MGADPELLWPGAALLLLLLGVAAGLCARCSRPGAKRSEKIYEQRSLQGKQQNFAVARTYTLVREACPGPLVDTASNAASASPSSAPAPLPRRKDKLLPFSPSLEDSSSSRYQNFSKGSRRRSDAAYIHPLATDDLDCGRFQKPPEDEDDTNSYENVLICEPKKTESGDEGSEDYQNSAYIQQWRESRRVVETVLREAPPSPVGSPDEDSGEPDYVNGDVAATKA, encoded by the exons ATGGGCGCGGACCCGGAGCTGCTGTGGCCGGGGgcggccctgctgctgctgctgctgggggtGGCGGCCGGCCTGTGTGCGCGCTGCTCCCGCCCAG GTGCAAAGAGGTCCGAGAAAATCTATGAGCAGAGGAGCCT GCAAGGGAAGCAGCAGAACTTTGCAGTGGCCCGGACGTATACCT TGGTCAGGGAGGCCTGTCCAGGGCCCCTGGTAGACACGGCCTCCAACGCGGCATCAGCAAG cccctcctcagcccctgcccccctcccgcGCAGGAAGGACAAGCTGCTGCCGTTCTCCCCCAGCCTCGAGG ATTCTTCATCCTCCAGGTACCAGAACTTCAGCAAAG GAAGTAGACGCAGATCAGATGCAGCCTACAT ACACCCCTTGGCCACGGACGATTTGGATTGTGGGCGGTTCCAGAAGCCCCCGGAAG ATGAAGATGACACCAATTCCTATGAGAACGTGCTCATCTGTGAGCCAAAGAAAACCGAATCAG GGGACGAGGGGTCTGAGGATTATCAGAACTCTGCATACATCCAGCAGTGGCGGGAGTCCAGGAGAGTCGTGG AGACGGTCCTGAGGGAAGCACCTCCCTCCCCGGTAGGAAGCCCAGACGAGGACAGCGGGGAGCCCGAT
- the LAT2 gene encoding linker for activation of T-cells family member 2 isoform X3: MGADPELLWPGAALLLLLLGVAAGLCARCSRPGAKRSEKIYEQRSLQGKQQNFAVARTYTLVREACPGPLVDTASNAASARKDKLLPFSPSLEDSSSSRYQNFSKGSRRRSDAAYIHPLATDDLDCGRFQKPPEDEDDTNSYENVLICEPKKTESGDEGSEDYQNSAYIQQWRESRRVVGSPDEDSGEPDYVNGDVAATKA; encoded by the exons ATGGGCGCGGACCCGGAGCTGCTGTGGCCGGGGgcggccctgctgctgctgctgctgggggtGGCGGCCGGCCTGTGTGCGCGCTGCTCCCGCCCAG GTGCAAAGAGGTCCGAGAAAATCTATGAGCAGAGGAGCCT GCAAGGGAAGCAGCAGAACTTTGCAGTGGCCCGGACGTATACCT TGGTCAGGGAGGCCTGTCCAGGGCCCCTGGTAGACACGGCCTCCAACGCGGCATCAGCAAG GAAGGACAAGCTGCTGCCGTTCTCCCCCAGCCTCGAGG ATTCTTCATCCTCCAGGTACCAGAACTTCAGCAAAG GAAGTAGACGCAGATCAGATGCAGCCTACAT ACACCCCTTGGCCACGGACGATTTGGATTGTGGGCGGTTCCAGAAGCCCCCGGAAG ATGAAGATGACACCAATTCCTATGAGAACGTGCTCATCTGTGAGCCAAAGAAAACCGAATCAG GGGACGAGGGGTCTGAGGATTATCAGAACTCTGCATACATCCAGCAGTGGCGGGAGTCCAGGAGAGTCGTGG GAAGCCCAGACGAGGACAGCGGGGAGCCCGAT
- the LAT2 gene encoding linker for activation of T-cells family member 2 isoform X2, producing MGADPELLWPGAALLLLLLGVAAGLCARCSRPGAKRSEKIYEQRSLQGKQQNFAVARTYTLVREACPGPLVDTASNAASARKDKLLPFSPSLEDSSSSRYQNFSKGSRRRSDAAYIHPLATDDLDCGRFQKPPEDEDDTNSYENVLICEPKKTESGDEGSEDYQNSAYIQQWRESRRVVETVLREAPPSPVGSPDEDSGEPDYVNGDVAATKA from the exons ATGGGCGCGGACCCGGAGCTGCTGTGGCCGGGGgcggccctgctgctgctgctgctgggggtGGCGGCCGGCCTGTGTGCGCGCTGCTCCCGCCCAG GTGCAAAGAGGTCCGAGAAAATCTATGAGCAGAGGAGCCT GCAAGGGAAGCAGCAGAACTTTGCAGTGGCCCGGACGTATACCT TGGTCAGGGAGGCCTGTCCAGGGCCCCTGGTAGACACGGCCTCCAACGCGGCATCAGCAAG GAAGGACAAGCTGCTGCCGTTCTCCCCCAGCCTCGAGG ATTCTTCATCCTCCAGGTACCAGAACTTCAGCAAAG GAAGTAGACGCAGATCAGATGCAGCCTACAT ACACCCCTTGGCCACGGACGATTTGGATTGTGGGCGGTTCCAGAAGCCCCCGGAAG ATGAAGATGACACCAATTCCTATGAGAACGTGCTCATCTGTGAGCCAAAGAAAACCGAATCAG GGGACGAGGGGTCTGAGGATTATCAGAACTCTGCATACATCCAGCAGTGGCGGGAGTCCAGGAGAGTCGTGG AGACGGTCCTGAGGGAAGCACCTCCCTCCCCGGTAGGAAGCCCAGACGAGGACAGCGGGGAGCCCGAT